One genomic region from Mesotoga infera encodes:
- a CDS encoding ferrous iron transport protein A gives MVVPLSRMCEGEKGKIRKLELPPLTRERLCGLGFVCGEEIQLVKVAPFGDPKVFRIKGTDITLREDISMWILVETSSVPLSYAANGEYLVSIINGGMGFRERLRMVGIEVGKKITVTGNIGKRIEINANGIRSALSRGQAMRIIVRER, from the coding sequence ATGGTCGTTCCTCTGTCAAGAATGTGTGAAGGAGAAAAGGGCAAGATCAGAAAACTGGAACTTCCTCCTCTAACAAGAGAGAGACTTTGCGGTCTCGGTTTTGTATGCGGTGAAGAGATACAGCTAGTAAAAGTGGCCCCCTTCGGAGACCCAAAAGTATTCAGAATAAAGGGAACTGACATCACTCTTAGAGAGGATATTTCGATGTGGATTCTTGTCGAAACCTCCTCCGTTCCGCTTTCATATGCTGCAAATGGAGAATACTTGGTCAGCATCATCAATGGTGGAATGGGATTCAGGGAGAGGCTTCGGATGGTCGGGATAGAAGTGGGCAAGAAAATCACCGTTACCGGCAATATCGGAAAGAGAATCGAGATAAACGCAAATGGTATCCGTTCTGCACTTTCGCGAGGCCAGGCAATGAGAATCATAGTTAGGGAGAGATAA
- a CDS encoding HDIG domain-containing protein yields the protein MSMKEKKRSRNSDIPKVQFPLERLLNVKDLTNFVVFPVFLALLNRLPFLSLPSKPFLYFVGSAILWYIFAERSVRSNRYFNLHRAYRITFFSVVAFGVFVNSFVPSLIDEALLPEMTPIFLSVSMVTVLIGYQEGIGSGLFMSFLASANLDNSLETFILLSVVVLATALTTRAIERRIEIARAGFEVSLIFVAINAIRIILQGEPIHAVDLLIAFANPILSSVIVIGIVPYLEYASRIYSNTGLIELGNLSHPLLKNLSIYAPGTYYHSISLANLSEAAAERIGANSILARVASYFHDIGKSKRPQYFTENQQEGTNPHDNITPSMSNLVINEHVKQGIEQA from the coding sequence ATGAGTATGAAAGAGAAGAAAAGGTCGAGGAATAGCGATATCCCTAAAGTCCAGTTCCCTCTAGAGAGACTTCTGAATGTCAAAGATCTCACCAATTTCGTTGTCTTTCCCGTATTTCTTGCGCTGTTGAACAGGTTGCCATTCCTTTCGCTACCCTCAAAACCCTTTCTCTATTTTGTGGGCTCAGCGATCCTTTGGTATATTTTTGCGGAAAGGTCAGTGAGGAGCAACAGGTACTTCAATCTTCACAGGGCATACAGGATAACATTCTTTTCGGTGGTCGCTTTTGGGGTTTTCGTAAACTCCTTCGTGCCCTCACTTATAGATGAGGCATTATTGCCGGAGATGACTCCAATCTTTCTCAGTGTTTCAATGGTGACCGTACTTATAGGCTATCAGGAAGGAATAGGCAGCGGATTGTTTATGTCGTTCCTTGCATCTGCCAATCTCGACAACTCGCTCGAGACTTTTATCTTGTTGTCTGTAGTAGTGCTGGCGACAGCGCTTACAACCAGGGCAATAGAGAGAAGAATCGAAATTGCCAGAGCCGGATTCGAAGTCAGTTTGATATTCGTAGCGATTAACGCAATCAGAATAATACTTCAGGGAGAGCCTATACATGCCGTGGATCTGCTGATCGCTTTCGCCAATCCGATTCTCTCTTCAGTAATCGTAATCGGAATAGTTCCCTATCTGGAATACGCAAGCAGAATCTACTCGAACACTGGCCTCATAGAATTGGGGAATCTCTCTCACCCGCTCCTCAAGAATTTGTCGATTTACGCACCTGGAACCTATTATCACAGCATATCACTTGCCAACCTTTCGGAAGCGGCTGCTGAGAGAATAGGAGCGAACTCCATACTTGCGAGAGTTGCTTCGTATTTTCACGACATAGGTAAGTCGAAGCGACCACAGTATTTTACTGAAAACCAGCAAGAAGGGACGAATCCACACGATAACATTACCCCTTCAATGTCGAATCTCGTTATAAATGAACACGTGAAGCAAGGCATTGAGCAGGC
- a CDS encoding TrkA family potassium uptake protein, with the protein MPFMKGAIKKDEYYVVIFGCGRLGSRMANWLSSMGCSVVVVDRNESSFDALSYEFTGFNILGDATELDVLKEAKLDKADVALVLTTDDNTNLMISMSAKEYFEVPRVVARAYDPNNIQMFSDFGIEVICPTLLAVENVKNALYFISGDEK; encoded by the coding sequence ATGCCTTTCATGAAGGGTGCGATCAAGAAAGACGAGTACTATGTTGTTATCTTCGGGTGTGGAAGGCTGGGATCGAGAATGGCCAACTGGCTCTCCTCAATGGGCTGCAGTGTGGTCGTCGTTGATAGGAACGAATCGTCTTTCGACGCACTATCATATGAATTCACTGGATTCAACATACTGGGGGACGCGACTGAGCTTGATGTTCTAAAGGAAGCCAAGCTCGACAAGGCCGATGTCGCTTTGGTACTTACCACAGACGACAACACGAACTTGATGATCTCGATGTCGGCTAAGGAGTATTTCGAAGTTCCTCGAGTTGTTGCAAGAGCTTACGATCCAAACAATATTCAGATGTTTTCGGACTTTGGAATAGAAGTAATCTGCCCGACTCTGTTGGCGGTCGAAAACGTCAAGAATGCGCTCTACTTTATCAGCGGTGATGAAAAATGA
- a CDS encoding PhoH family protein, translating into MAVRKLSLPTGVEVAELFGEYDRKAKFIQKKLDVRISIIGDEIWIKGEDGTGIDIAGKIVDELVQMNRDGHLVEWREFEYIVDQHLQHDEDGESFKGVYSEVKETTLLSNRIRPKTIGQKNYMEMMKEKELVFSIGPAGTGKTYLAVAMAVDFLKSGKVQRIILTRPAVEAGEKLGYLPGTLLDKVDPYLRPLYDALMEMIPAEKLAYYRESSIIEVVPLAYMRGRTLNNSFIILDEAQNSTYQQMKMFLTRIGFGSRVVVTGDITQIDLPRDSGSGLVVVQKVLGSISTVGFSYLTEQDVVRNPLVKDIIKAYDEYEREEKVEE; encoded by the coding sequence TTGGCGGTACGAAAGCTCAGTCTTCCCACGGGGGTTGAAGTCGCCGAGCTTTTCGGAGAGTACGATCGAAAAGCAAAGTTCATTCAAAAAAAGCTTGATGTAAGGATTTCTATTATAGGTGATGAGATCTGGATTAAGGGCGAAGACGGTACTGGAATTGACATAGCTGGAAAGATTGTGGACGAACTCGTTCAGATGAACAGAGATGGCCATCTTGTAGAGTGGAGGGAGTTTGAGTATATAGTTGATCAACACCTGCAGCACGATGAAGATGGAGAAAGTTTCAAGGGGGTTTACAGCGAAGTAAAGGAGACAACTTTACTTTCCAATAGAATAAGGCCCAAAACAATCGGACAGAAGAATTACATGGAAATGATGAAGGAGAAGGAACTAGTCTTCTCTATCGGTCCCGCCGGAACTGGAAAGACTTATTTGGCAGTGGCGATGGCAGTCGATTTTCTTAAATCAGGCAAGGTACAGCGAATAATTCTAACTCGTCCCGCCGTTGAAGCCGGTGAGAAGCTGGGTTATCTTCCCGGAACTCTTCTCGACAAAGTCGACCCCTATTTAAGGCCTCTCTACGATGCACTTATGGAGATGATTCCTGCAGAGAAACTCGCTTATTACAGAGAGAGCTCGATAATTGAAGTAGTTCCTCTTGCATATATGAGGGGAAGGACACTGAACAATTCTTTCATAATCCTCGACGAAGCTCAGAATTCGACCTATCAGCAGATGAAGATGTTTCTTACCAGGATAGGCTTCGGATCAAGGGTGGTTGTTACGGGGGACATAACTCAGATCGACCTTCCGAGAGATTCGGGATCGGGCCTGGTTGTTGTGCAGAAGGTATTGGGATCTATCTCTACAGTCGGGTTTTCCTACTTGACAGAACAGGACGTGGTGAGAAATCCCCTTGTGAAAGACATTATAAAGGCTTACGATGAGTATGAAAGAGAAGAAAAGGTCGAGGAATAG
- a CDS encoding PhzF family phenazine biosynthesis protein yields MLKIFQVDSFTTVPFGGNPAGVCLIDEEIDERLYPRIASEMNLSETAFARPGVEKNSYGLRWFTPKVEVKMCGHATLATAWIHYTELGIRGEISYETLSGKLRVKYVDGKIEMNFPSDNPYRVKIDEMLERIIGVEGDCYYSPRTEKLLYIISSKSKLENLSFDFNLLENCDFGYTVKGLIVSSPGDEKFDFYSRYFAPWVGINEDPVTGSAHTVLGPFWSAKLGRKSLSACQLSSRRGELDLEMLPDNRILILGEAVTVIRGTISI; encoded by the coding sequence GTGCTTAAGATATTCCAGGTCGATTCATTCACGACGGTTCCTTTTGGCGGGAATCCTGCCGGCGTCTGTCTCATTGATGAAGAGATAGACGAGAGACTATACCCAAGAATTGCATCGGAAATGAATCTTTCGGAAACCGCATTTGCAAGACCAGGTGTCGAGAAGAATAGTTATGGTTTGAGATGGTTCACACCGAAGGTTGAGGTGAAGATGTGCGGCCATGCGACTCTTGCCACTGCCTGGATACACTATACCGAGCTTGGAATCAGAGGCGAGATCTCGTACGAAACACTAAGCGGGAAATTGAGGGTAAAGTACGTTGATGGGAAGATAGAGATGAATTTCCCTTCTGATAACCCTTACAGAGTGAAAATCGATGAAATGCTTGAAAGGATTATCGGTGTGGAAGGAGATTGCTATTACTCCCCTCGCACTGAAAAGCTGCTTTACATAATCTCCTCAAAATCGAAACTTGAGAACCTATCCTTTGACTTCAATCTTCTTGAGAACTGCGATTTTGGATACACGGTGAAGGGACTGATCGTCTCTTCTCCGGGCGACGAAAAGTTCGACTTCTACTCGAGATACTTCGCTCCCTGGGTGGGAATCAACGAAGACCCTGTTACCGGTTCGGCACATACGGTTCTCGGACCATTCTGGTCGGCGAAACTTGGCAGAAAAAGCCTCAGTGCCTGTCAGCTCTCCTCCAGAAGAGGAGAACTCGATCTAGAAATGCTTCCAGATAACAGGATTCTCATTCTTGGGGAGGCCGTCACTGTAATAAGGGGAACTATTTCAATCTAG
- a CDS encoding phospho-sugar mutase, protein MDYKSSYQRWLDSPVIDEATRIELLSIAENETEIKERFYKELEFGTAGLRGKLGAGDNRMNKYTVARATQGLANLILSGNPEYKQRGVVIAHDSRHMSRAFAEIAASVLTANGIKVYLFDDIRPTPLLSFSVLQLSTISGIMITASHNPKEYNGYKLYWEDGAQVLSDIADRVYEEMRSTELFVGPKMIELDAARNEGLLVEVGEELDDLYISKVLSLTLRDSEEELDKSIRIVYTPLNGTGNIPVRRVLRERGFKNVFVVPEQEEPDPDFSTVGYPNPEDTKAFTLAREVGQEKRADILLATDPDADRLAVMVRGNDDFVPLNGNQTGALLVNYLLLSMKEKSSLPIDGFIVKSIVTGDMAKTIAESYGVKTYETLTGFKNICGKALDVEERREGKFIFGYEESIGYVAGNFVRDKDAVSSSMLLCEMAAYFLKKGKTLLNVLDELFVEYGVFAEKQISLVLEGVEGQKRVSKIMKEYRKEYPAEIGNSKIVKYIDFLSATDNDILNGMAVETGIPVSDAIKFQFSDGSWYAIRPSGTEPKLKIYIYTRAKNRDEASAKLSSIEKSVLDKIRSI, encoded by the coding sequence ATGGATTATAAGAGCAGTTACCAAAGATGGCTTGATAGCCCTGTGATCGATGAGGCTACTCGTATAGAATTACTTTCAATCGCAGAAAATGAAACCGAAATAAAGGAACGATTCTACAAGGAACTGGAGTTCGGCACAGCCGGGCTTCGAGGAAAACTAGGTGCTGGTGATAATCGAATGAATAAATATACCGTCGCCAGGGCTACGCAGGGTCTGGCTAATCTCATTCTCTCTGGAAATCCTGAATACAAGCAAAGAGGCGTGGTAATAGCTCATGATTCCAGGCATATGTCGCGAGCATTTGCCGAGATCGCGGCGTCGGTGCTTACTGCAAACGGAATCAAGGTCTATTTGTTTGACGACATAAGGCCCACACCGTTGCTATCCTTCTCCGTTCTCCAGCTCTCGACTATCTCTGGAATAATGATAACAGCCAGCCACAATCCCAAAGAGTACAATGGCTATAAACTCTACTGGGAGGATGGCGCCCAGGTTCTCTCCGATATTGCAGATCGGGTATATGAAGAAATGAGAAGTACCGAGCTGTTCGTCGGACCGAAGATGATTGAACTTGATGCAGCTCGAAATGAAGGCCTCCTAGTTGAAGTGGGAGAGGAGCTTGACGATCTCTACATATCGAAGGTTTTGTCCTTAACACTGAGAGACTCGGAAGAAGAACTCGACAAATCAATCAGGATAGTCTACACACCTTTGAATGGCACGGGAAACATTCCGGTCCGCCGCGTCTTGCGTGAACGAGGCTTCAAGAATGTATTCGTTGTTCCGGAACAGGAGGAACCAGATCCGGATTTCTCGACGGTCGGTTATCCAAATCCCGAAGACACAAAGGCCTTTACACTTGCCAGAGAAGTTGGGCAGGAAAAGCGGGCCGACATTCTTCTGGCAACCGACCCGGACGCCGACAGGCTGGCAGTAATGGTGAGGGGGAATGATGATTTTGTTCCCTTAAACGGCAATCAGACTGGCGCGCTCCTTGTCAACTACCTCCTTCTCTCGATGAAAGAGAAATCCTCTCTGCCAATAGATGGATTCATAGTGAAATCCATTGTCACGGGAGATATGGCCAAAACCATTGCAGAAAGCTACGGCGTGAAGACCTACGAGACTCTCACTGGATTCAAGAATATCTGCGGCAAAGCGCTCGACGTCGAAGAGAGGAGAGAGGGAAAGTTCATCTTCGGCTACGAAGAAAGTATTGGATATGTTGCAGGCAACTTTGTGAGAGACAAGGATGCAGTATCTTCATCGATGCTTCTTTGCGAAATGGCAGCTTACTTCCTGAAGAAAGGAAAGACCTTGCTGAACGTGCTTGATGAGCTTTTCGTAGAATACGGAGTATTTGCCGAAAAGCAGATCTCCTTGGTTCTAGAAGGTGTTGAGGGGCAAAAGCGAGTCAGTAAAATAATGAAAGAATATCGAAAGGAATACCCGGCTGAGATCGGCAATTCAAAGATTGTGAAGTACATAGACTTTCTGAGTGCCACTGACAATGACATTCTCAACGGAATGGCTGTAGAAACCGGGATCCCGGTATCAGACGCAATCAAGTTTCAGTTCAGCGACGGCTCATGGTATGCGATAAGGCCTTCCGGGACCGAACCGAAACTCAAGATATACATTTATACTAGAGCAAAGAATAGAGATGAAGCCTCTGCAAAGTTATCAAGTATCGAGAAGTCAGTGCTTGACAAGATACGTTCCATATAG
- a CDS encoding response regulator gives MALVYVVDDELNVRRIVKKTMENEDNEVHTFVTAEEALEEIEKRKPDLLFTDLSLPSMNGIQFLKELKNRAYSIPVIIVSSDTSPESMRSAFKAGIVDFLTKPFTPQEIRDAFELALREEDSIYKRAREIRRLIEEGETGSAESLMSELFSDFPGSPFPHFLYALLVAKEKPKLAIKHLKASLSLDEDFKEASDELKKLEE, from the coding sequence ATGGCACTCGTTTACGTGGTCGATGACGAGCTGAATGTCAGGCGAATTGTCAAAAAGACCATGGAGAACGAAGACAACGAAGTCCATACTTTCGTTACAGCTGAGGAAGCCCTGGAAGAAATAGAGAAGCGGAAGCCAGACCTCCTATTTACTGATCTGAGTTTGCCTTCAATGAATGGAATTCAATTTCTCAAAGAACTGAAGAATAGAGCTTACTCAATACCCGTAATAATTGTCTCCTCGGATACATCTCCCGAATCGATGAGAAGCGCATTCAAAGCAGGCATAGTTGATTTCCTGACAAAGCCCTTTACGCCCCAGGAAATCAGAGATGCTTTCGAACTTGCACTCAGAGAAGAAGACAGCATATACAAGCGTGCACGAGAAATAAGAAGGTTGATCGAAGAAGGCGAGACGGGTAGCGCAGAATCGCTAATGAGCGAGCTGTTCTCAGATTTTCCCGGTTCCCCGTTTCCGCACTTTCTCTACGCTTTGCTCGTGGCAAAGGAAAAACCAAAACTTGCTATCAAACACCTAAAGGCTTCGCTTTCGCTTGACGAAGATTTCAAGGAAGCTTCAGACGAATTGAAGAAACTGGAGGAGTAG
- a CDS encoding sigma-54-dependent Fis family transcriptional regulator, translating into MLYRTIMVGENLESMQCEKYFESLFEVDFDYLVGLGKDMPTILFIDASKYSKDVLNDWIFAFTNIILINNNPIRAFIIRGYSEELQEFKGYYRVVSSYKSPRQIVQEIILNVNDNLDKMIGNSSRVIQMKKMLVLSMFYDGSIMILGETGSGKNLLAEVIAKLSPRGSRPFYSINCAAIPENLLESELFGYKKGAFTGATSEKVGLIEQANNGTLFLDEIGDMPLNLQAKILAITENREFFKIGATRPIKVDVRFITATNRYDDSAMRNDLRYRLSAVKIDLPPLRERKSDISLIFDEILEKKGYLVKFENIPQDLKERFLSYSYPGNVRELINMIEEYLAVNDVVQASVNSSMSKNVKVLAEEAIVARMVNGTSYKDFLQEVYKSVSRELLLQRSEVLGNDINEIAREFGLTTRRIRDLLAELNSSAKAIAPNDDDE; encoded by the coding sequence TTGCTTTACAGAACTATTATGGTTGGCGAAAACCTTGAATCAATGCAGTGTGAAAAGTATTTTGAGAGTCTTTTTGAAGTTGATTTCGATTATCTGGTTGGTCTTGGAAAGGATATGCCGACGATTCTTTTTATTGACGCGAGCAAGTACAGCAAAGATGTTCTTAACGACTGGATCTTTGCATTCACAAACATAATTCTGATTAACAACAATCCGATTCGGGCATTCATCATCAGGGGCTATTCTGAAGAACTGCAGGAATTCAAGGGATATTATAGAGTGGTAAGCAGTTACAAGAGTCCGAGGCAGATAGTTCAGGAGATTATCTTGAACGTCAATGACAACCTAGACAAGATGATTGGAAACAGCAGCAGAGTTATTCAAATGAAGAAGATGCTGGTTCTCTCAATGTTTTACGACGGCTCAATAATGATTCTCGGAGAGACCGGGTCTGGCAAGAATCTACTTGCAGAAGTAATAGCCAAGCTCTCTCCCAGAGGTTCCAGGCCCTTCTATTCGATTAACTGCGCGGCGATACCGGAGAACCTACTGGAAAGCGAACTCTTTGGATACAAGAAGGGGGCCTTCACCGGAGCAACTTCCGAAAAAGTCGGTCTAATCGAACAGGCAAATAACGGAACTCTTTTTCTCGACGAAATTGGAGATATGCCGCTGAACCTGCAGGCCAAGATACTTGCAATAACAGAGAATCGGGAGTTCTTCAAAATTGGTGCGACCAGACCAATAAAGGTGGATGTCCGTTTCATAACTGCAACAAACAGGTACGACGACTCGGCCATGAGAAATGACTTAAGATACAGACTTTCGGCTGTGAAGATAGATCTGCCGCCTTTGAGAGAAAGGAAGAGCGACATTTCACTGATCTTCGATGAAATTCTTGAGAAAAAGGGATACCTCGTGAAGTTTGAGAATATCCCGCAGGACCTGAAGGAGAGATTCCTATCATACAGTTATCCTGGAAATGTGAGAGAACTGATCAACATGATCGAAGAATATCTGGCTGTGAATGACGTTGTTCAAGCTTCCGTCAATTCCTCCATGTCCAAAAATGTGAAGGTTCTAGCCGAGGAGGCAATAGTTGCAAGAATGGTAAATGGCACAAGTTACAAAGATTTCCTTCAGGAAGTCTACAAGAGTGTTTCACGAGAGCTCTTATTGCAGCGTTCAGAGGTCCTCGGAAATGATATCAATGAGATTGCCAGGGAATTCGGACTCACAACAAGAAGAATCAGAGATCTGCTTGCAGAGCTAAATAGCTCTGCAAAGGCAATTGCTCCGAACGACGATGATGAGTGA
- the feoB gene encoding ferrous iron transport protein B — MEKHRDGIESRKSTIALLGNPNVGKTSIFNALTGSRQVVANWPGVTVEKRAGVMKHHNHTVDVVDLPGTYTLGATSLDEKIARDFLVNEKPGVAMVIGDAVNLERSLYLLLQVLELRGDVVLAVNAVDEARKAGFEIDKNELSKQLGIPVVVTSAVTGEGIEELKNTLVKSTKSSSHVHYLFSDEVEAHLRDLSERIRGNPSMAGFDERWLSIKLLERDYEVQKITGITLDYDFSVEIAETRYKYIKRILSTSVKGKEKIGWNFSEAIDHVMTHRFLGILIFLAVMYIIFQLTFTISGPLSIMIEELLGGLGRAFGGFIGLDWLRSLVVDGIIGGVGAVLVFVPNIFILFLALGILEETGYLPRAAFVIDRLMYAMKLSGRSFISMLLGFGCNVSSIMSTRSISEPKERIVTILVSPFISCSARLPVYVLIAGTFFGARAGVVIFFLYVLSIVITVLSALLINKLFFKGEPSTLIMELPRYRKPRLSSILLYTWNKGRHFLEKAGTIILGASVVIWFLSYFPSEGTGSFAAMIGKSLEPLFIPLGYTWEMITSLVFGIAAKEVIVSSLTTFFGNLSVSGSSLGAIRTLITPEIALSFLVFVLLYVPCMPTLAVIKNETGSYKYVFFSVFYSLAVAYIVALIVRIVGGLI; from the coding sequence GTGGAAAAACATCGAGATGGAATCGAGTCAAGAAAATCTACAATAGCGCTTCTGGGAAACCCAAATGTTGGGAAAACAAGTATATTTAACGCTCTCACCGGTTCAAGACAGGTAGTTGCAAACTGGCCCGGCGTTACCGTTGAAAAGAGAGCCGGCGTGATGAAGCATCACAATCACACCGTAGATGTCGTTGATCTCCCAGGCACCTACACTCTGGGCGCCACCAGTCTCGATGAAAAAATTGCTAGGGATTTCCTCGTGAACGAAAAACCCGGTGTCGCAATGGTCATAGGTGATGCTGTCAATCTGGAAAGAAGTCTCTATCTCCTTCTTCAAGTTCTTGAGCTTCGCGGAGATGTGGTCCTCGCAGTGAACGCAGTCGACGAGGCTAGAAAAGCAGGCTTTGAGATCGACAAGAACGAGCTTTCAAAGCAGCTTGGCATCCCTGTTGTAGTTACCTCGGCGGTCACTGGCGAAGGTATCGAAGAGTTGAAGAATACTCTTGTGAAGAGCACCAAGAGCAGCAGCCATGTCCACTATCTTTTCTCCGATGAAGTAGAAGCTCACCTTAGAGATCTATCCGAGAGAATAAGAGGAAATCCTTCTATGGCAGGATTTGACGAACGCTGGCTTTCGATAAAGCTCCTGGAAAGGGACTACGAAGTTCAAAAAATTACGGGAATAACTCTGGATTACGACTTCTCCGTGGAAATCGCTGAAACTCGCTACAAATACATAAAGAGGATCCTTTCCACATCCGTTAAAGGTAAAGAAAAGATAGGGTGGAATTTTTCCGAAGCAATAGATCACGTTATGACTCATAGATTTCTTGGGATTTTGATATTCCTTGCGGTTATGTACATCATCTTCCAGCTGACATTCACTATCTCAGGACCCTTATCGATCATGATCGAAGAACTGCTCGGAGGCCTGGGCCGCGCATTTGGCGGCTTCATCGGCTTGGATTGGCTTCGTTCTCTCGTTGTTGATGGAATAATTGGAGGCGTCGGAGCCGTTTTGGTTTTCGTGCCTAACATTTTCATACTTTTCCTAGCACTTGGAATTCTTGAAGAAACCGGCTATCTGCCTAGAGCCGCCTTTGTCATTGATAGACTGATGTACGCAATGAAACTCAGCGGGCGTTCCTTCATATCTATGCTCCTTGGATTTGGATGCAACGTTTCATCTATTATGTCAACAAGATCGATCTCCGAACCAAAAGAGCGAATAGTGACCATTCTTGTCTCACCCTTTATCTCTTGTAGTGCGAGGCTTCCAGTCTATGTTTTGATTGCAGGCACCTTCTTCGGCGCAAGAGCCGGTGTAGTGATTTTTTTCTTGTATGTTTTGAGCATTGTTATAACGGTCCTTTCCGCGCTGCTGATCAACAAGCTCTTCTTCAAGGGTGAGCCCTCCACTTTGATAATGGAGCTTCCACGTTACAGAAAACCGAGGCTCAGTTCAATACTTCTATATACCTGGAACAAGGGGCGTCACTTTCTTGAAAAGGCCGGTACGATAATCCTTGGCGCCTCTGTTGTAATATGGTTTCTCAGCTACTTTCCCTCAGAAGGGACGGGTAGTTTCGCTGCCATGATTGGGAAATCACTTGAACCTTTGTTCATTCCCCTGGGTTACACTTGGGAAATGATAACGAGTTTAGTTTTCGGAATAGCCGCAAAGGAAGTCATCGTTTCATCGCTTACAACGTTCTTTGGAAACCTTAGCGTCTCAGGAAGCTCCCTTGGCGCCATAAGAACATTGATAACCCCTGAAATAGCTTTGAGTTTTCTTGTTTTTGTACTTCTTTATGTTCCATGCATGCCAACACTTGCAGTGATAAAGAATGAAACCGGAAGCTACAAGTATGTATTCTTCTCCGTCTTCTACAGTCTTGCAGTTGCTTATATCGTTGCACTAATCGTAAGAATAGTTGGGGGACTAATATGA
- a CDS encoding TrkA family potassium uptake protein, producing the protein MKIVLIGGEKIAYHLARRFLSKGHNVMIVNKNERFCDEMAKKLRAVIVRGDGSKRYVLEQLELDRSDLFVALTPYDQDNLVACLTASRVYGIERPVAMVNDPDNKAVFEKMGIKSVVSPTEILGVALEDSLFREHITNLLPSSEKVSILRIEMTEKSPILGEAIKDIPLPNESVIGAIIRDDEVVIPRGNTVIEMGDVLLVLSSPTVQSSVFETLLGEV; encoded by the coding sequence ATGAAGATCGTGCTGATCGGTGGAGAGAAGATAGCCTACCATCTGGCCAGAAGGTTCTTGAGCAAAGGCCATAACGTGATGATAGTGAACAAGAATGAGAGGTTCTGCGATGAAATGGCCAAGAAGCTCCGAGCAGTCATCGTTAGGGGCGATGGTAGCAAGAGATACGTTTTGGAGCAACTCGAGCTTGACCGGTCCGACCTCTTTGTGGCCTTAACACCGTACGATCAGGACAATCTGGTTGCTTGTCTTACTGCTTCAAGAGTTTATGGAATAGAGAGACCGGTTGCCATGGTAAATGATCCCGACAACAAGGCCGTCTTCGAGAAGATGGGTATCAAGAGCGTTGTCAGTCCGACTGAAATCCTTGGAGTGGCTCTTGAAGACAGTCTCTTCAGAGAACATATCACGAACCTGCTCCCCTCATCTGAGAAAGTGTCTATTCTCAGAATAGAGATGACAGAGAAGTCCCCTATTCTTGGAGAAGCGATTAAAGACATTCCGCTCCCTAACGAAAGTGTCATAGGGGCTATAATCAGGGACGACGAAGTAGTTATCCCGAGGGGTAACACAGTAATTGAAATGGGTGATGTTCTTCTGGTGCTGAGCAGTCCCACGGTCCAATCTTCTGTATTCGAAACTCTTCTAGGAGAGGTGTAG